The proteins below come from a single Asanoa ferruginea genomic window:
- a CDS encoding LysE family translocator — METFALAALVLIMIPGPDQALMTRSTLLGGRAAGLLTMTGGVLGLAVHATAAAVGLSALLLASATAFTVLKIVGAAYLLWVGVQTLRAAARGEQIETLTTGVRLRPLTAIRQGFLSNALNPKVALFFVTFLPQFLSTGDTAAATRLHALLLSAVFALLYLGWFGLYVTAVNGLGRLLRRPRVKAGIERVTGVLLVAFAVRLVTAHQTV, encoded by the coding sequence CGTACTCATCATGATTCCCGGTCCGGACCAGGCCCTGATGACCCGCAGCACGCTGCTCGGTGGCCGCGCGGCCGGGCTGCTGACCATGACCGGCGGCGTGCTCGGGCTGGCCGTGCACGCCACCGCCGCGGCCGTCGGGCTGTCGGCCCTGCTGCTCGCCTCGGCGACCGCGTTCACGGTGCTGAAGATCGTCGGAGCTGCCTACCTGCTGTGGGTCGGCGTGCAGACGTTGCGCGCCGCGGCCCGGGGCGAGCAGATCGAAACCCTGACCACGGGGGTACGGCTGCGCCCGCTCACCGCCATCCGCCAGGGTTTCCTGAGCAACGCGCTCAACCCGAAGGTGGCACTGTTCTTCGTGACGTTCCTGCCGCAGTTCCTGTCCACCGGCGACACCGCCGCCGCGACCCGGCTGCACGCGCTGCTGCTGTCGGCGGTGTTCGCGCTGCTCTACCTGGGCTGGTTCGGCCTGTATGTCACCGCGGTCAACGGCCTCGGCCGCCTGCTCCGCCGGCCCCGGGTCAAAGCGGGCATCGAGCGCGTCACCGGGGTGCTGCTGGTCGCGTTCGCCGTACGCCTGGTCACCGCGCACCAGACCGTCTGA
- a CDS encoding dihydrofolate reductase family protein, whose product MSASVLFMSMSLDGFIADPADRLGGPDGNRLHYWGLTEDREGFRSEGVAGEMLAEYNETGAVVAGRRTVEIVDHWGGDHHGRPIFVPSHRPPGPSVANYPLVTYVSDGIASAMAQAKAAAGDRDVLVHGGDTARRALAAGVLDELRIHQIPVLLGRGRRLFDELPAEIELEIVRVVDTPEATHLRYRVRR is encoded by the coding sequence GTGTCCGCATCCGTGCTCTTCATGTCAATGTCACTCGACGGCTTCATCGCCGACCCGGCCGACCGGCTCGGCGGCCCCGACGGCAACCGCCTGCACTACTGGGGCCTGACGGAGGATCGGGAAGGTTTCCGGTCCGAGGGCGTGGCCGGCGAGATGCTGGCCGAATACAACGAGACCGGCGCCGTCGTCGCGGGCCGGCGCACGGTGGAGATCGTCGACCACTGGGGTGGCGACCATCACGGCCGCCCGATCTTCGTGCCGAGCCACCGGCCGCCCGGCCCGTCGGTTGCCAACTATCCGCTGGTGACCTACGTGAGCGACGGCATAGCCAGCGCGATGGCACAGGCGAAGGCCGCCGCCGGCGACCGCGACGTGCTGGTGCACGGCGGCGACACGGCGCGGCGGGCGCTGGCGGCCGGTGTCCTCGACGAGCTGCGGATCCATCAGATCCCGGTGCTGCTGGGCCGCGGCCGCCGGCTCTTCGACGAGCTGCCGGCCGAGATCGAGTTGGAGATCGTGCGGGTGGTCGACACGCCCGAAGCCACCCATTTGCGCTACCGCGTACGCCGCTGA
- a CDS encoding GNAT family N-acetyltransferase, producing MSTIHRVRTATATDVPALKSVIAAAFMADPIADWIFRDEATRPDHHHVFFGGYVDVAMATGRADTLDGHQGLALWLDVDVDAADPDDDGTFGAALEAGIDGETLKRLAVLDDLMAAGHPHDRSHAYLPFIAVHPDHQGTGVGAALLQHRLAELDAAGRPAYLEASNLRNAGLYERLGFARMSSTIDLPGGPSLYPMWRDPR from the coding sequence GTGTCGACGATCCATCGTGTACGCACCGCCACCGCCACCGACGTCCCGGCGCTGAAATCGGTGATCGCGGCCGCGTTCATGGCCGACCCGATCGCCGACTGGATCTTCCGCGACGAGGCCACCCGCCCCGACCACCACCACGTGTTCTTCGGCGGCTACGTCGACGTGGCGATGGCCACCGGCCGGGCCGACACGCTCGACGGGCACCAGGGCCTGGCGCTCTGGCTCGACGTGGACGTCGACGCGGCGGACCCCGACGACGACGGCACCTTCGGCGCGGCGCTGGAGGCCGGCATCGACGGCGAGACCCTGAAGCGGCTCGCGGTGCTCGACGACCTGATGGCCGCGGGCCACCCGCACGACCGCAGCCACGCCTACCTGCCGTTCATCGCGGTGCACCCCGATCACCAGGGGACCGGGGTCGGGGCGGCGTTGTTGCAGCACCGGCTCGCCGAGCTCGACGCCGCCGGGCGGCCGGCCTACCTGGAGGCGAGCAACCTGCGGAACGCGGGGCTTTACGAGCGGCTCGGCTTCGCGCGGATGTCCTCGACGATCGACCTGCCGGGCGGGCCGTCGCTCTACCCGATGTGGCGCGACCCCCGCTAA
- a CDS encoding excalibur calcium-binding domain-containing protein — translation MPQRKSNPLAGLVGLAVIAVLCCGGGLAVYNGVDTFTRDTGPGVQAPAGNSDDQPVDDSVDESVDEPEAPAADEPEPVVEEEPADEPAEEAYYKNCAEARAAGAAPLHRGDPGYRAGLDRDDDGTACET, via the coding sequence ATGCCCCAAAGGAAGTCCAACCCGCTGGCCGGTCTGGTCGGCCTGGCGGTGATCGCGGTCCTGTGCTGCGGCGGCGGCCTCGCTGTCTACAACGGCGTCGACACCTTTACGCGCGACACCGGCCCGGGCGTCCAGGCGCCCGCCGGCAATAGCGACGACCAGCCCGTCGACGACTCTGTCGACGAGTCCGTCGACGAGCCGGAGGCGCCGGCGGCCGATGAGCCCGAGCCCGTCGTCGAGGAGGAGCCCGCCGACGAGCCGGCGGAGGAGGCCTACTACAAGAACTGCGCCGAGGCGCGTGCGGCCGGTGCGGCGCCGCTGCACAGGGGCGACCCCGGCTACCGCGCCGGCCTCGACCGCGACGACGACGGCACCGCCTGCGAGACGTGA